The DNA window CTCTTTCGGCAAGCACCCACTGATTGCCCGTGAGGCTTGAAAATAGATAGTCTGTCAACATCGTCGTCGATTTTAATGTCacaaacttcatttctttgcagCCGCTCAGGTATCATTGGGTCACCTTCTGAAAAGTAATAAGCTGCAAATTTTGCTATTTCTTCATTCAAGTATCCGCTGCTGATGCTTCCTTCTACCCTCCCTTTATTGGAGACTctttttttcagttttcttaAATATCTGATTCCACATGCCACAGTTAGTAAACATTACATGTTAATACACAGTATTGAGAAAATTCAGTAACATTACGTTTCAAATGGGtacatccagcgatactgaaccggccctgccatcatagcttcgaTCGGTAGATGTACGGGTAGATGTTCCATGGAGTCAAAAAACCTTGGCGGAAAAATACGTTCTAGCTTGCACAGTATCTTTGGGATTTCCAGCCTCATACGTTCTATATCTTTCTCTGTTAGAGACGTGGAGGTTAACGCACGGAAAAAGATACTCAGCTCTATTAATGGCTCCCACACTTCCTTCGGTAATAGCTCACGGAGAGCGATTGGCGAAATTCTTTGCATAAAAATGTGgcagtcatgacttttcattccatgcattttcagaCTGATTGTATCGACACATCTGGAAAAGTTAGACGCATAACCATCTGGAAACTTTATTAACTTAATCCACTCGAGTAAAGCCTTTTTTCCGtccctgtccaaagcatacatcgccttaggaaatctcccagtaaccggatcttttgctaactcaggctgatcacatatgtcattcaactcatctctagattttgcatggtctttcGTTTTCCCGGGAACATTTAGTACCGTATTGAAAATGTTGTCGAATACgtttttctcaatgtgcatgacatcgagattgtgacgaatgagattcgttttccaatacggcaaatcccaaaaaatgctttttttattccaaccatAATCTGTCGACTTTGCAACATTATTTTTCTCAGCCCCAATTTCATATGCCTTCATAAAACCCAGACTGTCCACCTCTGCCAGCAATTCTTCTCCGGTTTTCGGCTGTCTGAATTCTTGATTTACGGTTTTCCCTTTACGGAAATGAGTTGTGTTATGACGGTACGGGTGACCACGAGGCAAGAACCTTttgtggcaatcaaaccacgacTGTTTTCTACTCCCTTTAAGCGTGAAAGCATCCTTATTTTCCATGCAGTGTGGTCAAGCCAGTCTCCCAGATGTGCTCCGGCCAAACAACATGGAATAAGCGGGAAAATCATTAATTGCCCACATCAGTGCCGctttcatttgaaaattctgTCGCCTATGAGCGTCGAATGTCTGGACTTCAAATTCCCACAGTTGGTTTAGCTCAGCTATTAATGGCTGCAGGAATATATCCATTTGGTGTTTAGGATTTCGAGGCCCAGGGAcaataacaattaaaaacatgaactcatctttcatacacatccctggggggagattgtagggtgtcaaaattactggccatgatgaataattctgcccgaagtccccaaatggttgaaacccatcagtacACAGGCCTAGTCTAACGTTTCGAATTTCTCCCGCAAACTCTGTATGCAATTCACTGAAATGTTTCCACGCCGGAGAGTCTTACGGGTGAAAAATCTTTCCATCAACCATCTCGTGTtctgcgtgccacgtcatatgcttgGCGGTGGCTATAGAAGCGTACAATCTCTGCAGTCTCagagttataggaaaataaaacattttcctataAGGGACGTTAATTCGTCTTTTCACAGAATTTCCTTTAGGGGGCGGTTTCCACCGTTCGTGATCGCAAATTTTGCATCTTGTTAACTCCGCGTCTGACCCCCAGTAAATCTTGCAGTTGCGGAAACAGCAATCGATAACTTCAACCGGCAACCCAAGACCTCTAATTATCTTCTTTATTTCAGTAAAGTTCtttggcatcttgttgtcctcTGGGAGCAGCTCTTGTATAAATTCGGTCACATCATCTACTAAAGCTACTGACCCACTATGTCGACATTTGATGTCTAACATTTTAGCAGCTGCAGACAAGGGAGAGTGTTTGCTATTACTGGGGCATACAGGTTCTTtggccgcacgcatcatatccTAAAAGTGTTTAGCTTCATTATTCAgttcctcctccgtgaacactacTTCTGGACCAGCATCatcgataaccattctctgaacgGAGCTGAACTCGTCACCCCCCTCATATTCCATGTCAACGTCATACTCCGGTAGCTGTGCAACGGGACggggatttaaaacatttcactcACCATGAAAAACCCAGACTTGATAATCTTTGACAAACCCTTTCTGCAAAAT is part of the Mercurialis annua linkage group LG3, ddMerAnnu1.2, whole genome shotgun sequence genome and encodes:
- the LOC126672497 gene encoding uncharacterized protein LOC126672497, with protein sequence MENKDAFTLKGSRKQSWFDCHKRFLPRGHPYRHNTTHFRKGKTVNQEFRQPKTGEELLAEVDSLGFMKAYEIGAEKNNVAKDGKKALLEWIKLIKFPDGYASNFSRCVDTISLKMHGMKSHDCHIFMQRISPIALRELLPKEVWEPLIELSIFFRALTSTSLTEKDIERMRLEIPKILCKLERIFPPRFFDSMEHLPVHLPIEAMMAGPVQYRWIYLRKLKKRVSNKGRVEGSISSGYLNEEIAKFAAYYFSEGDPMIPERLQRNEVCDIKIDDDVDRLSIFKPHGQSVGACRKRYLEDAEIVAAQTYVLLNCSEIENYRDIFEGELRRGNPDISTSQIEANFQSDFAYWFQQYVSILKIDFYGVLTDIIELEYPTLPMKTTVLFKCEWFDPAHNSGTISNKKYNMVDTNNRKRYNKYEPFILAEQADQVHCLPYPSKKRDKLNWWAICRIKARSEFDMPEGIIPAFQVRQKKIL